The Emcibacteraceae bacterium genome window below encodes:
- a CDS encoding phytoene/squalene synthase family protein: MSELETYCAKQVKKYDYDRFLITLFAKADIREDLFALYSFNHEVAKIREAVSEPMLGEIRLQWWREAIEGIVAGNPRNHEVVLPLSDAFHRHGLSADSFISIIDARSADIYDENPNTIADFEKYLGATSGNLMKLAGQICGEQDEHTLSLCYDLGMVWGLIGTIRALRFQLAQGKLSLPQDIMHQFEVRKSDLMALEGNENIKRLIQGLHQSATNYLNQIAKDKKSINKDVRPLFLLSALSRSYLNMIRRAGYDPFKLNEKASMFPRQCRLFFSALFGVV; this comes from the coding sequence ATGTCAGAATTAGAAACATATTGTGCAAAACAGGTCAAAAAATATGATTATGACCGTTTTCTGATCACATTATTTGCCAAGGCGGACATACGGGAAGATCTTTTTGCCCTTTATAGCTTTAATCATGAAGTGGCAAAAATCAGGGAAGCGGTGAGCGAACCAATGCTGGGTGAAATCAGGCTTCAGTGGTGGCGGGAAGCGATTGAAGGAATTGTCGCGGGCAACCCACGCAATCACGAAGTGGTGTTGCCACTATCCGATGCTTTTCATAGGCATGGCCTGTCCGCAGACAGTTTTATCAGTATAATTGATGCCCGGTCAGCCGATATTTATGATGAAAACCCCAATACAATTGCCGATTTTGAAAAATATCTGGGGGCAACATCGGGTAATTTAATGAAACTCGCAGGTCAGATTTGCGGTGAGCAGGATGAGCATACCTTATCGCTTTGTTATGATCTTGGGATGGTGTGGGGGCTGATCGGGACGATCCGAGCACTCAGATTTCAGCTGGCGCAGGGAAAATTATCGCTGCCACAGGATATTATGCATCAGTTTGAGGTCAGAAAAAGTGATCTGATGGCGTTGGAGGGAAATGAAAATATTAAACGGCTGATCCAGGGCCTTCATCAGTCAGCAACAAACTATCTAAATCAGATTGCAAAAGATAAAAAAAGCATCAATAAGGATGTGAGGCCATTATTTTTGCTGTCCGCCTTAAGCCGCAGTTATCTTAATATGATCCGCCGTGCCGGGTATGACCCCTTTAAGCTGAATGAAAAGGCGAGCATGTTTCCACGTCAGTGCCGTTTATTTTTCAGTGCCCTGTTCGGGGTTGTTTAA
- a CDS encoding urate hydroxylase PuuD yields the protein MDTELFLIRYLHVLSGIMWIGILWYFNFVQIPSMPKIPDEQKPAIGKVIAPEALFWFRWGAFFTVFFGLALAWRNGYLVEALMLQQPNIGFGMWLGLIMAFNVWFIIWPAQKIALGIVEADAALKPKMARRAMLFSRTNTMLSIPMLASMISVQNPIM from the coding sequence ATGGACACAGAACTGTTTTTAATTCGTTACCTCCATGTACTTAGCGGTATTATGTGGATCGGCATTCTCTGGTACTTCAACTTTGTGCAAATTCCAAGCATGCCGAAAATTCCGGATGAACAAAAACCGGCAATCGGCAAAGTGATTGCACCGGAAGCCCTATTCTGGTTCCGTTGGGGTGCTTTCTTCACTGTTTTCTTTGGTCTCGCACTGGCCTGGAGAAACGGATATCTGGTTGAGGCACTGATGCTTCAGCAGCCAAATATCGGCTTCGGTATGTGGCTTGGCCTGATCATGGCCTTTAACGTCTGGTTCATTATCTGGCCGGCACAGAAAATTGCCCTTGGTATTGTTGAAGCGGACGCAGCATTAAAGCCAAAAATGGCCCGTCGTGCCATGCTTTTCAGCCGTACCAATACAATGCTTTCAATCCCAATGCTTGCCAGCATGATTTCGGTTCAAAACCCGATCATGTAA
- the secF gene encoding protein translocase subunit SecF, producing MKLLKLVPEDTHINFIGVRKFAYVLSSLLLISSIALYIVKDLNFGIDFKGGFLIEAHTDHATDVGKVRSLTSELGFGDVAVQTFGQDNEILIRLEYQEDKSLSEVVDIVRSTLEQGIGDNVRFERTESVGPKVSGDLIESGILSVLLAIGAVLFYIWVRFEWQFGLGAVIALIHDVLITIGMFSLTRLEFNLNIIAALLTIVGYSLNDTVVVYDRIRENLGKYRKMDLPELLNHTLNETLSRTTMTSFTTIIALFALFYFGGEVIHGFTAAMIWGIFVGTYSSIFIASPVLMWFDLNREPTAKPEPHKEHIPEQFR from the coding sequence ATGAAACTACTTAAACTGGTTCCGGAAGATACACATATTAATTTTATTGGTGTGCGGAAATTTGCCTATGTTTTGTCGTCATTGCTGCTAATCAGCTCAATTGCACTCTATATTGTTAAAGACCTCAATTTCGGTATTGATTTTAAAGGCGGTTTTCTGATCGAAGCACATACGGATCATGCCACGGATGTCGGGAAAGTCAGGAGCCTCACCAGTGAGCTTGGCTTTGGCGATGTGGCCGTGCAGACATTTGGGCAGGATAATGAAATTCTCATTCGCCTAGAATATCAGGAAGATAAGTCCTTAAGTGAGGTTGTTGATATTGTCCGTTCCACCCTGGAACAGGGTATCGGCGATAATGTAAGATTTGAGCGGACGGAATCTGTTGGCCCCAAGGTTTCCGGTGACCTTATTGAATCAGGAATATTATCAGTGCTTCTGGCGATAGGGGCGGTGCTCTTTTACATCTGGGTGCGCTTTGAATGGCAGTTTGGTCTTGGTGCAGTGATTGCGCTTATTCATGATGTGCTTATAACTATCGGCATGTTTTCATTAACCCGGCTTGAATTTAACCTGAATATTATTGCGGCACTCCTGACCATTGTCGGTTATTCCCTTAACGATACGGTGGTTGTGTATGACCGCATTCGTGAAAATCTTGGTAAATACCGCAAGATGGACTTACCGGAACTGTTAAACCATACCCTTAATGAAACGCTTTCCCGTACAACAATGACGTCATTTACGACGATCATTGCCCTGTTTGCGCTGTTTTACTTTGGTGGAGAAGTGATCCATGGTTTCACGGCGGCGATGATCTGGGGTATTTTTGTCGGTACATATTCATCGATCTTTATTGCATCGCCTGTGCTTATGTGGTTTGACCTAAACCGTGAACCGACGGCAAAGCCGGAACCTCATAAGGAACATATCCCAGAGCAGTTCAGGTAA
- the trmFO gene encoding methylenetetrahydrofolate--tRNA-(uracil(54)-C(5))-methyltransferase (FADH(2)-oxidizing) TrmFO, whose amino-acid sequence MTISPVHIIGGGMAGTEAAWQLLKAGISVILHEMRGVKGTNAHQTDGLAELVCSNSFRSDDPENNAVGLLHEEMRRMGSLMMEAAEKTKVPAGSALAVDRDLFSQYVQEKLLASPLFTLVRGEVDTIPPEDWGSVIIATGPLTSDALAKAILDITGVDELQFFDAIAPIIYKDTIDFSKAWFQSRYDKGDGADYINLPMSKDQYYQFIEDITDAEKSDYKEWEQDIPFFEGCMPIEVMAERGPETLSFGPMKPVGLKNPHSDERPYAVVQLRQDNKLGTLYNMVGFQTKLKYKFQKEIFRKIPGLEKAEFARLGGLHRNTFINSPKLLDDQLRLKSMPRLRFAGQITGVEGYVESGAMGLMAGFFLAAEQLGKRVNSPPIVTAFGALINHITGGHIEGAGTAKTFQPMNVNFGIMPPLDYKKIDGQKIKRKDRKPHKSKRALEALDHWLNNPEQGTEK is encoded by the coding sequence ATGACAATTTCCCCTGTACATATCATTGGCGGCGGCATGGCCGGAACGGAAGCGGCCTGGCAACTGCTCAAAGCGGGCATTTCCGTCATCCTGCATGAAATGCGCGGGGTAAAGGGCACCAATGCTCACCAGACAGACGGCCTTGCCGAGCTGGTCTGCTCAAACAGTTTTCGGTCAGACGATCCTGAAAATAACGCGGTCGGGCTGTTGCACGAAGAAATGCGCCGAATGGGCAGCCTGATGATGGAAGCGGCAGAAAAGACAAAAGTCCCCGCCGGAAGCGCCCTTGCTGTTGATCGGGATCTGTTCAGCCAGTATGTACAGGAAAAATTACTGGCAAGTCCGCTTTTTACGCTTGTACGTGGTGAAGTCGATACCATCCCGCCCGAAGACTGGGGCAGCGTGATTATTGCCACCGGTCCCCTCACCTCTGACGCACTGGCTAAGGCCATTCTGGATATTACCGGGGTTGATGAGCTACAGTTTTTTGATGCGATTGCGCCGATCATTTATAAGGACACGATCGATTTCAGCAAAGCCTGGTTCCAAAGCCGATATGATAAGGGTGATGGCGCGGATTATATCAACCTGCCGATGTCAAAAGACCAATATTATCAGTTCATTGAGGATATAACAGACGCCGAAAAATCAGACTATAAGGAATGGGAACAGGATATTCCGTTCTTTGAAGGCTGTATGCCGATCGAGGTTATGGCCGAACGCGGCCCTGAAACCCTTTCCTTCGGTCCGATGAAGCCGGTCGGCCTTAAAAACCCACATAGTGATGAAAGGCCCTATGCCGTTGTTCAGCTCCGTCAGGATAATAAACTGGGCACGCTTTATAATATGGTCGGCTTTCAAACCAAGCTTAAGTATAAGTTCCAAAAGGAAATTTTCAGAAAAATTCCCGGACTGGAAAAGGCCGAATTTGCCCGACTTGGCGGACTTCATCGAAACACTTTTATCAACAGCCCCAAACTGCTTGATGATCAGCTCAGGCTTAAATCCATGCCGCGTCTACGCTTCGCCGGGCAAATCACCGGCGTTGAGGGATATGTGGAAAGTGGTGCTATGGGGCTGATGGCAGGGTTTTTCCTGGCAGCGGAACAGCTTGGTAAACGTGTAAATTCCCCACCGATTGTCACCGCCTTTGGCGCCCTGATTAATCATATTACCGGCGGTCATATCGAAGGGGCCGGAACCGCCAAAACATTTCAGCCGATGAATGTTAATTTCGGTATTATGCCACCGCTGGACTATAAAAAAATTGACGGTCAGAAAATAAAGCGAAAGGACCGCAAACCCCATAAATCAAAAAGGGCGCTTGAAGCCCTTGATCACTGGTTAAACAACCCCGAACAGGGCACTGAAAAATAA
- a CDS encoding Mth938-like domain-containing protein, with the protein MEFNEIKSSEEAFIAGYGDGGFRMGESRFEGSMLITPNGFYPWAVTNKDDITLESLSPILEAAENVEILIIGMGERMAFLDKTIRQKFGQNDIAIEVMDTGAAARTYNVLLQEGRKVTAALIAI; encoded by the coding sequence ATGGAATTTAATGAAATAAAATCCAGCGAAGAAGCCTTCATTGCCGGTTATGGTGACGGGGGCTTTCGCATGGGTGAAAGTCGCTTTGAAGGCTCAATGCTGATCACTCCGAACGGGTTTTACCCCTGGGCTGTGACCAACAAGGACGATATTACCCTTGAAAGCCTGTCTCCTATTCTTGAGGCGGCAGAAAATGTCGAAATCCTCATTATTGGTATGGGGGAAAGAATGGCGTTTCTCGATAAGACAATCCGTCAGAAATTTGGCCAGAATGACATTGCCATTGAGGTGATGGATACCGGGGCCGCAGCCCGGACCTATAATGTCCTGCTACAGGAAGGCCGTAAGGTTACAGCGGCACTTATTGCAATCTGA
- a CDS encoding OmpA family protein, giving the protein MKMITRKPVTLILTSALLLSACATDPYTGEKKTSNTAVGAGIGAVVGAIGGAIVGGNNTRKSMLIGAGVGALAGGGVGFYMDRQEAKLRQQLQNTGVQVVRNGDNIILNMPGNITFATNSADVNPNFSDVLHSVGLVLKEYDKTYVDVLGHTDSTGSSSYNQMLSERRAQSVANVLMNEGIIGQRIIVKGLGEDYPIADNSTTEGRSLNRRVEIALSPVT; this is encoded by the coding sequence ATGAAAATGATTACCCGTAAACCAGTAACCCTTATTTTGACCTCAGCCTTGCTGCTGTCGGCTTGCGCGACTGATCCCTATACAGGCGAGAAAAAAACATCCAACACAGCCGTTGGTGCCGGAATTGGCGCTGTGGTCGGGGCCATTGGCGGCGCGATAGTCGGTGGTAACAATACCCGTAAATCAATGCTGATCGGAGCCGGTGTCGGCGCACTTGCCGGTGGTGGCGTCGGTTTTTATATGGACCGTCAGGAAGCTAAGCTGCGTCAGCAGCTTCAGAACACCGGGGTTCAGGTGGTCAGAAACGGCGATAATATCATCCTGAATATGCCTGGCAATATTACCTTTGCCACCAATAGCGCGGATGTGAACCCCAATTTTTCCGATGTTTTGCATTCGGTAGGACTGGTCCTAAAGGAATATGATAAGACCTATGTCGATGTGCTCGGGCACACCGATTCAACCGGGTCTTCCAGCTATAACCAGATGCTGTCCGAGCGCCGGGCCCAGTCGGTTGCCAACGTCCTGATGAATGAAGGTATTATTGGCCAGAGAATTATTGTTAAAGGTTTGGGCGAAGACTATCCAATTGCCGACAACAGCACAACTGAAGGCCGGTCCTTAAACCGCCGGGTTGAAATTGCTCTGTCCCCTGTTACCTGA
- the uvrA gene encoding excinuclease ABC subunit UvrA: MLTEISVRGAREHNLKSVNVDIPRDKLVVITGLSGSGKSSLAFDTIYAEGQRRYVESLSAYARQFLEMMQKPDADHIEGLSPAISIEQKTTSRNPRSTVGTVTEVYDYMRLLYARIGIPYSPATGLPITSQTISQMVDKIMEMPEGTRLFLLAPIVRGRKGEYRKEFMDLLKAGYQRVKVDGEYYEIEDVPDLNKKIKHDIEVVVDRVVVRPDLETRLADSLETALNLSDGLVVAEVANDTAERTLFSAKFACPVSGFTIEEIEPRLFSFNNPFGACPVCDGLGQKLYFDPDLVVPDRKLSLDKGALAPWGKSNSPYYAQTLESIARHYGFKTSTPFENLPEKVQDVLLHGSGDEEIEITYNSDNIKSYVVKKSFEGVIGNIQRRWRETDSSMMRDELARYQSATTCDACDGHRLRPEALAVKIDGKHISEITELSVRKSYEWFDGLSAKLTDKENEIAYRVLKEITERLGFLNNVGLEYLNLSRKSGTLSGGESQRIRLASQIGSGLTGVLYVLDEPSIGLHQRDNGRLLKMLCNLRDMGNTVLVVEHDEEAILTADHVIDMGPGAGVHGGEVVAQGTAAEIMKNKKSLTGQYLSGALKIAVPDERRKGHYAGKKRKEIVITGASGNNLRNVTAKFPLGVMTCITGVSGSGKSTLTIDTLYKAVARKLNHSRVIPGKHEDITGLEYIDKIVEIDQSPIGRTPRSNPATYTGAFTPIRDWFAGLPEAKARGYKPGRFSFNVKGGRCEACQGDGLIKIEMHFLPDVYVKCDVCKGKRYNRETLEIKFKGKSISDILDMTVEDGVEFFAAIPSVRDKIKMMQKVGLDYITIGQAATTLSGGEAQRVKLSKELSKRSTGRTLYILDEPTTGLHFEDIKKLLEVIQALVDMGNTVIIIEHNLDVIKTADWIIDIGPEGGSGGGMIIAEGTPEDVAKAKGSFTGEYLAKIL, from the coding sequence ATGCTGACTGAAATTTCCGTTCGCGGGGCAAGGGAACATAATCTTAAATCGGTGAATGTGGATATTCCGCGTGATAAGCTTGTGGTGATTACCGGGCTTAGTGGCTCTGGCAAATCATCACTGGCGTTTGACACGATTTATGCCGAAGGGCAGCGCCGCTATGTGGAAAGCTTAAGCGCCTATGCCCGCCAGTTTCTTGAAATGATGCAAAAGCCCGACGCCGATCATATTGAGGGGCTGTCCCCCGCCATTTCGATTGAACAGAAAACAACGTCCCGAAACCCCCGTTCAACCGTCGGCACCGTTACCGAAGTTTATGATTATATGCGGCTGCTTTATGCGCGGATCGGTATCCCCTATTCCCCGGCAACGGGCCTACCCATCACCAGCCAGACCATCAGCCAGATGGTTGATAAAATCATGGAAATGCCGGAAGGGACAAGGCTTTTCCTGCTGGCGCCGATTGTCCGGGGTCGCAAGGGCGAATATAGAAAAGAATTCATGGACCTGCTTAAAGCCGGTTATCAGCGGGTCAAGGTTGACGGCGAATATTATGAAATTGAGGACGTCCCCGACTTAAATAAAAAAATAAAGCATGATATTGAAGTGGTGGTGGACCGCGTCGTGGTCAGGCCAGACCTTGAAACCCGGCTTGCCGACAGTCTTGAAACCGCCCTTAACCTGTCGGACGGGCTGGTTGTCGCCGAAGTGGCGAATGACACAGCCGAACGGACATTATTTTCCGCCAAATTTGCCTGTCCCGTATCGGGCTTTACCATCGAGGAAATTGAACCAAGGCTATTTTCATTCAATAATCCCTTTGGTGCCTGCCCGGTTTGTGACGGCCTGGGCCAGAAGCTTTATTTTGATCCGGACCTTGTGGTGCCGGATAGAAAACTGTCGCTTGATAAGGGGGCACTGGCACCGTGGGGGAAATCAAATTCACCCTATTATGCCCAGACCCTTGAAAGCATTGCCCGTCATTATGGGTTCAAGACATCAACCCCGTTTGAAAATCTGCCGGAAAAGGTTCAAGATGTACTGCTCCACGGCAGCGGTGATGAGGAAATTGAAATCACCTATAACAGTGACAATATCAAAAGTTATGTGGTTAAAAAAAGCTTTGAAGGCGTGATCGGCAATATTCAGCGGCGCTGGCGCGAAACCGACAGTTCAATGATGCGTGATGAGCTTGCCCGTTATCAAAGTGCCACGACTTGCGATGCCTGCGATGGTCACCGGCTTAGACCCGAAGCCCTGGCCGTTAAAATTGACGGCAAGCATATCAGCGAAATTACCGAACTTTCCGTACGTAAATCCTATGAATGGTTTGATGGCTTAAGCGCCAAGCTGACAGATAAGGAAAATGAAATCGCCTACCGGGTGCTCAAGGAAATAACCGAACGGCTTGGATTTTTAAACAATGTCGGTCTTGAATATCTTAACCTGTCGCGAAAATCAGGCACCCTTTCCGGCGGGGAAAGCCAGCGTATCCGCCTCGCCAGTCAGATCGGCTCCGGTCTGACCGGGGTGCTTTACGTGCTAGATGAACCGTCAATCGGCCTTCATCAGCGGGATAATGGCCGACTTCTTAAAATGCTTTGTAATCTGCGTGATATGGGCAACACCGTTTTGGTGGTCGAACATGACGAAGAAGCTATTCTCACCGCCGATCATGTGATTGACATGGGCCCCGGTGCCGGTGTCCATGGTGGTGAAGTGGTGGCACAGGGTACGGCAGCCGAAATTATGAAAAATAAAAAAAGCCTGACCGGTCAGTATTTAAGTGGCGCCCTAAAAATTGCGGTGCCGGACGAGCGGCGCAAAGGGCATTATGCCGGTAAAAAGCGAAAAGAAATTGTGATAACAGGGGCCAGCGGCAATAATTTAAGGAATGTCACGGCAAAATTCCCGCTTGGGGTCATGACCTGTATCACCGGAGTATCGGGCAGCGGTAAATCAACCCTGACAATTGATACGCTCTATAAAGCGGTTGCCCGCAAACTGAACCACAGCCGTGTCATTCCGGGCAAGCATGAAGATATCACCGGGCTCGAATATATTGATAAAATTGTTGAAATTGACCAGTCGCCGATCGGTCGCACACCGCGGTCAAACCCGGCGACCTATACCGGCGCCTTTACCCCGATCCGTGACTGGTTTGCCGGTCTGCCGGAGGCCAAGGCCCGCGGCTATAAACCGGGTCGTTTCAGCTTTAACGTCAAGGGTGGCCGCTGCGAAGCCTGCCAGGGGGATGGGCTTATAAAAATTGAAATGCATTTCCTGCCTGATGTTTATGTGAAATGCGATGTCTGCAAGGGAAAACGCTATAACCGTGAAACCCTGGAAATTAAATTTAAAGGGAAATCAATTTCCGACATTCTGGATATGACCGTGGAAGACGGCGTTGAATTTTTCGCGGCCATTCCAAGCGTTCGGGACAAAATTAAAATGATGCAGAAAGTCGGCCTTGATTATATCACTATCGGACAGGCCGCCACCACCCTATCCGGCGGTGAAGCCCAGCGGGTCAAACTGTCAAAGGAGCTTTCCAAACGCTCAACCGGACGCACACTTTATATTCTGGATGAACCGACAACCGGCCTTCATTTCGAGGATATCAAAAAACTGCTGGAGGTGATCCAGGCACTGGTGGATATGGGCAATACGGTCATCATCATTGAACATAACCTTGATGTCATCAAAACCGCGGACTGGATTATCGATATCGGCCCCGAAGGCGGTAGCGGCGGCGGCATGATTATCGCCGAAGGAACACCCGAGGACGTCGCCAAGGCGAAGGGCAGTTTTACCGGAGAATATCTGGCAAAAATACTTTAA
- a CDS encoding serine hydrolase — MTVKTAGELSRRQFLSKSFYGAAGAGLATLSVTGGARAQNAAAKGDIYFPPPEDQGGWRSVHPRDLSGINAEKLEKAVSFHDQSPVSLSRGAALLIIHKGAVIAESYVTGRKGGPKNWTAKTCNDMKSSTKSVFGTGAGVFLDEFKDQVSLDSLLVGESRENSLIPQIWDQPITDERKMKIKVKHVLSMTSGHAGPEPWLGTAKRQHKAGYGGAYQMYEYCFGWWNFEGVASHEQLLFAPGSDFMYSNFGMEQMALAMRNISGKTLGEYTYDKVLGPIGMPIGLRNNQYRDMPYSDSFELNFADNQGWGVGGSIGCDAYGADGSKSPYGFNSIAGSTFRCTARDYARLAYLWLNGGRWKGEQLVPEAWLKLATSRFQRKDGSTPNNYGYSFWVMDDLPGVPKDLFMSRGHNQNHSFIIPSLDLVVVRQGNDNRREIDGVSFETALIQKIVEALT, encoded by the coding sequence TTGACAGTTAAAACAGCCGGTGAACTTTCAAGACGGCAATTTTTATCAAAGAGTTTTTATGGTGCCGCTGGTGCCGGGCTCGCCACATTATCCGTTACTGGAGGTGCGAGGGCGCAAAATGCAGCTGCAAAAGGCGATATTTATTTCCCGCCACCGGAGGATCAGGGCGGTTGGCGCAGTGTTCATCCGCGGGATTTGTCCGGCATTAATGCTGAAAAACTTGAAAAAGCGGTTTCATTTCATGACCAGTCCCCGGTAAGTTTAAGTCGTGGGGCAGCGCTCCTGATCATTCATAAGGGCGCAGTGATTGCTGAAAGCTATGTTACGGGCCGTAAGGGCGGGCCGAAAAACTGGACAGCGAAAACCTGCAACGATATGAAGTCGTCAACCAAATCGGTCTTTGGCACCGGGGCGGGTGTTTTTCTTGATGAATTTAAAGACCAAGTCAGCCTGGACAGTCTTCTGGTTGGGGAAAGCAGGGAAAATTCTCTTATCCCGCAGATCTGGGACCAGCCCATTACTGATGAAAGAAAGATGAAAATCAAGGTCAAACATGTGCTTTCGATGACTTCCGGACATGCCGGGCCGGAACCTTGGTTGGGGACTGCTAAACGCCAGCATAAAGCGGGCTACGGCGGCGCATATCAGATGTATGAATATTGTTTTGGCTGGTGGAATTTTGAAGGGGTCGCCTCCCACGAACAGCTTCTGTTCGCGCCGGGAAGCGATTTCATGTATAGCAATTTCGGCATGGAACAAATGGCATTGGCCATGCGGAATATTTCCGGCAAAACTCTTGGTGAATATACTTATGATAAAGTACTCGGCCCAATTGGCATGCCCATAGGGCTTCGCAATAATCAATATCGGGATATGCCCTATTCCGACAGTTTTGAACTTAATTTTGCCGATAATCAGGGTTGGGGCGTTGGTGGTTCGATAGGCTGTGATGCTTATGGTGCCGATGGCAGCAAAAGCCCATATGGGTTTAATTCTATTGCGGGAAGCACATTTCGATGCACGGCCCGGGATTATGCCAGGCTTGCCTATCTCTGGCTCAATGGCGGTCGTTGGAAAGGTGAACAACTGGTGCCGGAAGCGTGGCTCAAACTGGCAACAAGCCGGTTCCAGCGCAAGGATGGATCAACACCCAATAATTACGGCTATTCATTCTGGGTGATGGATGACCTGCCGGGGGTGCCAAAGGACTTATTTATGTCACGCGGGCATAATCAAAATCACAGTTTTATTATTCCCAGCCTTGATCTGGTGGTCGTAAGGCAGGGCAATGACAACAGACGCGAAATTGACGGTGTATCCTTTGAAACAGCGCTCATACAAAAAATCGTCGAGGCTTTAACATAA
- the secD gene encoding protein translocase subunit SecD, producing the protein MLEFPRWKVITILLVSFFGMLLSLPNFLSDEQLEKLPSFMPSGRVTLGLDLQGGAHMLMGVDVSEVIKRMLEDKRDNIRDDLRDEKITHRITIRGEELVVTLNNAADRENATRVIRSSIEKVGASMTSIGADDLVIEDGSGPVINLHLSEAAVIDKKNQTVAQSIEVLRRRIDAMGTKEPTIQQNGEDSVLIQVPGIKDTQELKTIIGTTAQMNFHLTDLTVSMATLTKNSRVPPGTSVLPSYEVDENGNPLAYYAIKNRVMVPGEDLAQANQGVDQDNQIVVNITFNTKGGKLFADATRANVGKPFAIVLDGKVISAPRINTAILGGSASISGGFTAKEASDLALLLRAGALPAPLTVEEERTVGPDLGADSVEAGKKASIIGLSAVMIFVMLTYGFFGFIVNVALTVNIFMIFGILSLFGATLTLPGIAGVVLTVGMAVDANVLIFERIREEIKRGKSVLPSIEVGYDRALSTIVDANVTTLIAALILFQFGLGPIKGFAVTLAAGIFTSVFTAVSLSRLMIVTWVRKRRLSSLVL; encoded by the coding sequence ATGCTCGAATTCCCGCGCTGGAAAGTAATTACAATTCTACTCGTCTCATTCTTTGGAATGTTGCTTTCCCTGCCAAATTTTCTTAGCGATGAACAGCTTGAAAAATTACCATCCTTTATGCCAAGTGGCAGGGTAACACTCGGACTTGATCTTCAGGGTGGAGCACACATGCTGATGGGGGTCGATGTCAGTGAAGTGATCAAAAGAATGCTTGAAGACAAGCGGGATAATATCCGGGATGACCTGCGCGATGAGAAAATTACGCACAGAATTACCATTCGCGGTGAAGAACTTGTTGTCACATTAAATAATGCGGCTGACCGGGAAAACGCCACCCGCGTTATAAGATCATCTATTGAAAAAGTCGGTGCCAGTATGACGTCAATCGGCGCGGATGATCTTGTTATTGAGGATGGCAGTGGACCGGTCATTAATTTGCATCTGTCGGAAGCCGCGGTCATTGACAAGAAAAACCAGACCGTCGCCCAGTCAATTGAAGTATTGAGACGCCGTATTGATGCCATGGGAACCAAAGAGCCAACCATTCAGCAGAACGGCGAAGACAGCGTTCTTATACAGGTACCGGGTATCAAGGATACTCAGGAGCTTAAAACGATTATCGGCACGACAGCCCAGATGAACTTTCACCTGACAGATCTTACTGTGAGTATGGCGACCCTGACCAAAAACAGCCGTGTCCCGCCGGGAACGAGCGTGCTTCCTTCCTATGAAGTTGATGAAAATGGTAATCCGCTTGCCTATTATGCCATCAAAAACAGGGTAATGGTGCCCGGTGAAGACCTGGCGCAGGCAAATCAGGGTGTGGATCAGGACAACCAGATTGTTGTCAATATTACCTTTAATACAAAAGGTGGAAAGTTATTTGCCGATGCGACAAGGGCCAATGTCGGCAAACCATTTGCTATTGTGCTTGACGGTAAAGTCATCAGCGCACCGCGGATTAATACGGCTATTCTTGGCGGGTCGGCCAGCATTTCCGGCGGCTTTACCGCGAAGGAAGCCAGCGATCTGGCGCTGCTGCTTAGAGCAGGTGCCCTTCCAGCACCACTCACTGTGGAAGAAGAAAGAACAGTTGGCCCGGATTTGGGGGCAGATTCTGTTGAAGCAGGCAAGAAAGCCTCTATTATAGGCCTTTCGGCTGTGATGATATTTGTCATGCTGACTTACGGATTTTTTGGGTTCATTGTCAATGTGGCCCTTACCGTTAATATCTTTATGATATTTGGCATTCTTTCGCTTTTTGGAGCGACCCTGACACTTCCCGGTATTGCGGGGGTGGTCTTGACGGTCGGGATGGCTGTTGACGCCAATGTGCTGATTTTTGAGCGGATCCGTGAAGAAATAAAACGCGGCAAGAGCGTTCTCCCGTCTATCGAGGTGGGATATGACCGGGCGCTCAGCACCATCGTTGATGCCAATGTGACCACACTGATTGCCGCGCTTATTCTGTTTCAGTTTGGATTGGGGCCGATTAAGGGGTTTGCCGTTACCCTGGCAGCCGGTATTTTTACCTCCGTATTTACGGCGGTCAGCCTTTCCCGATTAATGATTGTCACCTGGGTGCGTAAACGACGCCTCAGCAGTCTTGTACTTTAA